In a genomic window of Saccharothrix sp. HUAS TT1:
- a CDS encoding helix-turn-helix domain-containing protein has protein sequence MTRAEGKPRRSSSAHSRELGAYLRMVRQQAGKTVDDLLDVLGWSAGKLSKLEAGTRGTSPHEIALFLGVCGAEQEVRDRVMALVEAVDTGSFLRPHEASADDLFGLRVHEQQATAITTYDPVGVPSLAQTADYALALSDTDTVAARMDRQAHSARRVNRPVIFYVSEAALGSVVGSPAVMRDQLLYLTRLAHTTNIVVRVVPRARGLHEVLQHPATLLTLAAPHRPVVYVETYAATVFHDDPQVVASYRHKMDRLSRLALSMADSQQLIAHWLHHHDAAHHSTSD, from the coding sequence ATGACGCGAGCGGAGGGCAAGCCCCGCAGGTCAAGTTCGGCTCACAGCCGCGAGCTTGGCGCCTACCTGCGCATGGTTCGGCAGCAGGCAGGGAAGACGGTGGATGATCTTCTCGATGTCCTGGGGTGGTCGGCGGGCAAGCTGTCCAAGCTCGAGGCAGGTACTCGCGGCACTTCGCCACACGAGATTGCGCTGTTCCTCGGCGTGTGCGGCGCGGAGCAGGAGGTCCGCGACCGGGTCATGGCCTTGGTGGAAGCTGTCGACACGGGCAGCTTCCTCCGTCCCCATGAGGCATCAGCCGATGACCTCTTTGGCCTGCGCGTACATGAACAGCAAGCCACCGCGATCACGACCTACGATCCCGTCGGAGTTCCGAGCCTGGCTCAGACTGCCGATTACGCCTTGGCTCTCAGCGACACGGACACCGTCGCCGCGCGCATGGATCGTCAAGCACACTCGGCTCGGCGGGTGAACCGCCCAGTGATCTTCTACGTCAGCGAAGCCGCCCTGGGCTCAGTCGTCGGCTCTCCAGCGGTGATGCGGGATCAACTGCTGTACCTGACCCGTCTGGCACACACGACGAACATCGTGGTTCGGGTTGTTCCTCGCGCACGTGGTCTGCACGAGGTTCTGCAGCACCCGGCCACGCTGCTCACTCTGGCTGCCCCTCATCGACCGGTGGTCTACGTCGAGACCTACGCCGCCACCGTCTTCCACGATGATCCACAGGTCGTCGCTTCCTACCGTCACAAGATGGACCGGCTCAGCCGCCTGGCTTTGAGCATGGCGGACTCCCAGCAACTCATCGCCCACTGGCTTCACCACCACGATGCCGCGCACCATTCGACTTCGGACTGA
- a CDS encoding transcriptional regulator, which produces MPRTIRLRTDFFTKAARLAGFRSDYALAKAMDVNRSTVARVLSGELQPGPAFIGGALVALAPLQFHDLFEVMPAFTPAEDHSTER; this is translated from the coding sequence ATGCCGCGCACCATTCGACTTCGGACTGACTTCTTCACCAAGGCCGCGCGGCTCGCGGGCTTCCGCTCGGACTACGCCCTCGCCAAGGCGATGGATGTCAACCGCTCCACGGTCGCACGGGTGCTCAGCGGTGAGCTGCAGCCCGGCCCGGCGTTCATCGGCGGTGCGCTGGTCGCCCTGGCACCTCTCCAGTTCCACGACCTGTTCGAGGTCATGCCCGCTTTCACTCCAGCAGAAGATCACTCGACAGAAAGGTAA
- a CDS encoding bifunctional DNA primase/polymerase, whose amino-acid sequence MPTSTPNTKPSTTSQAALSYAALGWPVIPGAIWHEGHFADPADEQPVTSPCLKPIEAATTNADLVREWWSAPGLHEPNVFTVTGAELGAFAVAESLVMALPDDPWFSKLPTPVLAFPNMPLAYFLVRPPVPSLLMSSDAQVVEAGMPMPLPPSTLGETPVIWLVTPEEAGNRLMPGDALADVIQSFEKRKSA is encoded by the coding sequence GTGCCGACCAGCACGCCGAACACCAAACCATCGACGACCTCACAAGCGGCTCTGAGCTACGCGGCTCTCGGTTGGCCGGTCATACCGGGAGCGATCTGGCACGAGGGCCACTTCGCTGACCCCGCCGACGAGCAGCCGGTTACCAGTCCCTGCTTGAAGCCCATCGAGGCAGCGACCACCAACGCCGACCTGGTGCGAGAGTGGTGGTCGGCTCCGGGCCTGCACGAGCCCAACGTCTTCACCGTGACCGGTGCGGAGCTGGGCGCGTTCGCAGTGGCCGAGTCGCTGGTCATGGCGCTCCCGGATGACCCGTGGTTCTCCAAGTTGCCGACGCCCGTGCTGGCCTTCCCGAACATGCCGCTGGCCTACTTCCTGGTCCGGCCGCCGGTGCCCTCATTGCTCATGAGCAGTGACGCCCAGGTGGTAGAGGCCGGGATGCCCATGCCCTTGCCGCCGAGCACCCTCGGGGAGACGCCGGTGATCTGGCTGGTCACGCCCGAAGAGGCGGGTAACCGCCTGATGCCCGGTGACGCCTTGGCCGACGTGATCCAGAGCTTCGAGAAGAGGAAGAGCGCGTGA
- a CDS encoding type II secretion system F family protein codes for MSLFLLALAVITFPAPSRAALRLRPRAGPRRTRAPKPGPPDPFAAAATWDLLAAALRAGLPVAGAVRAVLPGVPPGPAERLREVVDLLALGADPVHAWARALDHPDTAPLARAARRTARSGAALAGAAADLAVQARAGVADQAEARAQRAAVLVAGPLALCFLPAFLCLGVVPVVIGLVGSVGHSW; via the coding sequence GTGAGCCTCTTCCTGCTCGCGCTGGCGGTGATCACCTTCCCGGCGCCGTCCAGGGCGGCGCTGCGGTTGAGACCCAGAGCGGGGCCGAGGCGGACGCGCGCGCCGAAGCCGGGACCGCCGGACCCGTTCGCGGCGGCGGCGACCTGGGACCTGCTGGCCGCCGCGCTGCGGGCGGGACTGCCGGTGGCCGGGGCGGTGCGGGCCGTCCTCCCCGGTGTCCCGCCGGGGCCGGCCGAGCGGCTTCGGGAGGTGGTCGACCTGCTGGCGTTGGGCGCCGACCCGGTGCACGCGTGGGCCAGGGCCCTCGACCACCCGGACACCGCGCCGCTGGCGAGGGCGGCACGTCGGACCGCGCGGTCGGGCGCCGCGCTGGCGGGTGCGGCGGCGGACCTGGCGGTGCAGGCGCGGGCGGGGGTGGCCGACCAGGCCGAGGCGCGTGCCCAACGCGCCGCGGTGCTCGTCGCGGGACCGCTGGCGCTCTGCTTCCTGCCCGCGTTCCTGTGCCTCGGCGTCGTGCCGGTGGTGATCGGGCTCGTCGGCAGCGTCGGCCACAGCTGGTAG
- a CDS encoding type II secretion system F family protein, producing MSFLLLAAALLVLPSGRARRRLVGGRRLPRWRAPTVNLPLVVLAGTALGAAAGVGGAVAGGLLAGAVWRAHREVGRQRARLAAAGALADGLQAFVAELRSGAHPAKAAVGAAEDAGAPAAEVLRAIAATAARGGDVEAALADFPDAHHLARAWRLAAVHGVPLADVLDAVRRDLDRRTAFARQVHARMSGPRAGAAVLAGLPLFGVVLGELAGAGPLAVLTGGALGQVLLVTGVVLICAGLLWSGRLTGQVIA from the coding sequence ATGAGCTTCTTGCTGCTGGCTGCCGCGCTGCTGGTGCTGCCGTCCGGTCGGGCGCGGCGGCGGTTGGTCGGGGGTCGACGTCTGCCGCGGTGGCGGGCGCCGACGGTGAACCTGCCGCTCGTCGTGCTGGCGGGCACCGCGCTGGGTGCTGCGGCGGGCGTTGGCGGGGCGGTTGCCGGCGGGCTGTTGGCGGGTGCCGTTTGGCGGGCGCACCGGGAGGTGGGTCGGCAACGGGCGCGCTTGGCCGCGGCGGGTGCGCTCGCCGACGGGTTGCAGGCGTTCGTGGCCGAGTTGCGCTCGGGCGCCCACCCGGCCAAGGCCGCTGTCGGCGCGGCCGAGGACGCGGGAGCGCCGGCTGCCGAAGTCCTGCGGGCGATCGCGGCGACGGCGGCGCGCGGGGGTGATGTGGAAGCGGCGCTGGCCGACTTCCCCGACGCCCACCACCTGGCGCGGGCGTGGCGGTTGGCGGCGGTGCACGGCGTGCCGCTGGCCGACGTGCTGGACGCGGTCCGCCGTGATCTTGATCGGCGGACGGCGTTCGCGCGGCAGGTCCACGCCCGGATGTCCGGTCCGCGGGCCGGTGCGGCGGTGTTGGCCGGGTTGCCGCTGTTCGGGGTGGTGCTCGGCGAACTGGCCGGTGCGGGTCCGCTGGCGGTCCTGACCGGCGGCGCGCTGGGGCAGGTGCTGCTGGTGACCGGGGTGGTGCTGATCTGCGCCGGGTTGCTGTGGAGCGGTCGGCTGACCGGGCAGGTGATCGCGTGA